Proteins encoded in a region of the Homo sapiens chromosome 9, GRCh38.p14 Primary Assembly genome:
- the CCL19 gene encoding C-C motif chemokine 19 precursor: protein MALLLALSLLVLWTSPAPTLSGTNDAEDCCLSVTQKPIPGYIVRNFHYLLIKDGCRVPAVVFTTLRGRQLCAPPDQPWVERIIQRLQRTSAKMKRRSS, encoded by the exons ATGGCCCTGCTACTGGCCCTCAGCCTGCTGGTTCTCTGGACTTCCCCAG CCCCAACTCTGAGTGGCACCAATGATGCTGAAGACTGCTGCCTGTCTGTGACCCAGAAACCCATCCCTGGGTACATCGTGAGGAACTTCCACTACCTTCTCATCAAGGATGGCTGCAGGGTGCCTGCTGTAGT GTTCACCACACTGAGGGGCCGCCAGCTCTGTGCACCCCCAGACCAGCCCTGGGTAGAACGCATCATCCAGAGACTGCAGAGGACCTCAGCCAAG ATGAAGCGCCGCAGCAGTTAA
- the CCL27 gene encoding C-C motif chemokine 27 precursor gives MKGPPTFCSLLLLSLLLSPDPTAAFLLPPSTACCTQLYRKPLSDKLLRKVIQVELQEADGDCHLQAFVLHLAQRSICIHPQNPSLSQWFEHQERKLHGTLPKLNFGMLRKMG, from the exons ATGAAGGGGCCCCCAACCTTCTGCAGCCTCCTGCTGCTGTCATTGCTCCTGAGCCCAGACCCTACAGCAG CATTCCTACTGCCACCCAGCACTGCCTGCTGTACTCAGCTCTACCGAAAGCCACTCTCAGACAAGCTACTGAGGAAGGTCATCCAGGTGGAACTGCAGGAGGCTGACGGGGACTGTCACCTCCAGGCTTTCGT GCTTCACCTGGCTCAACGCAGCATCTGCATCCACCCCCAGAACCCCAGCCTGTCACAGTGGTTTGAGCACCAAGAGAGAAAGCTCCATGGGACTCTGCCCAAGCTGAATTTTGGGATGCTAAGGAAAATGGGCTGA
- the LOC730098 gene encoding uncharacterized protein LOC730098 yields MSGMRRYEVALEAEEEIYWGCFYFFPWLRMWRRERSSAHPGEQKLEPLRGLMSCLSSGLGPTPQRSGRGFPRRSPTAAAQPASALKI; encoded by the exons ATGTCGGGAATGAGGAGATACGAGGTGGCGCTGGAGGCGGAGGAGGA GATCTACTGGGGCTGTTTCTACTTTTTCCCCTGGCTTCGCATGTGGCGGAGGGAGCGGAG CTCGGCGCACCCCGGGGAGCAGAAGCTGGAGCCTCTGCGAGGCCTGATGAGCTGTCTGTCCAGCGGCCTGGGTCCTACTCCCCAGCGCTCGGGTCGTGGCTTCCCCCGCCGCAGCCCCACCGCCGCTGCCCAGCCAGCCAGTGCATTAAAGATTTAA
- the IL11RA gene encoding interleukin-11 receptor subunit alpha precursor — protein sequence MSSSCSGLSRVLVAVATALVSASSPCPQAWGPPGVQYGQPGRSVKLCCPGVTAGDPVSWFRDGEPKLLQGPDSGLGHELVLAQADSTDEGTYICQTLDGALGGTVTLQLGYPPARPVVSCQAADYENFSCTWSPSQISGLPTRYLTSYRKKTVLGADSQRRSPSTGPWPCPQDPLGAARCVVHGAEFWSQYRINVTEVNPLGASTRLLDVSLQSILRPDPPQGLRVESVPGYPRRLRASWTYPASWPCQPHFLLKFRLQYRPAQHPAWSTVEPAGLEEVITDAVAGLPHAVRVSARDFLDAGTWSTWSPEAWGTPSTGTIPKEIPAWGQLHTQPEVEPQVDSPAPPRPSLQPHPRLLDHRDSVEQVAVLASLGILSFLGLVAGALALGLWLRLRRGGKDGSPKPGFLASVIPVDRRPGAPNL from the exons ATGAGCAGCAGCTGCTCAGGGCTGAGCAGGGTCCTGGTGGCCGTGGCTACAGCCCTGGTGTctgcctcctccccctgcccccaggccTGGGGCCCCCCAG GGGTCCAGTatgggcagccaggcaggtcCGTGAAGCTGTGTTGTCCTGGAGTGACTGCCGG GGACCCAGTGTCCTGGTTTCGGGATGGGGAGCCAAAGCTGCTCCAGGGACCTGACTCTGGGCTAGGGCATGAACTGGTCCTGGCCCAGGCAGACAGCACTGATGAGGGCACCTACATCTGCCAGACCCTGGATGGTGCACTTGGGGGCACAGTGACCCTGCAGCTGGGCT ACCCTCCAGCCCGCCCTGTTGTCTCCTGCCAAGCAGCCGACTATGAGAACTTCTCTTGCACTTGGAGTCCCAGCCAGATCAGCGGTTTACCCACCCGCTACCTCACCTcctacag GAAGAAGACAGTCCTAGGAGCTGATAGCCAGAG GAGGAGTCCATCCACAGGGCCCTGGCCATGCCCACAGGATCCCCTAGGGGCTGCCCGCTGTGTTGTCCACGGGGCTGAGTTCTGGAGCCAGTACCGGATTAATGTGACTGAGGTGAACCCACTGGGTGCCAGCACACGCCTGCTGGATGTGAGCTTGCAGAGCATCT TGCGCCCTGACCCACCCCAGGGCCTGCGGGTAGAGTCAGTACCAGGTTACCCCCGACGCCTGCGAGCCAGCTGGACATACCCTGCCTCCTGGCCGTGCCAGCCCCACTTCCTGCTCAAGTTCCGTTTGCAGTACCGTCCGGCGCAGCATCCAGCCTGGTCCACG GTGGAGCCAGCTGGACTGGAGGAGGTGATCACAGATGCTGTGGCTGGGCTGCCCCATGCTGTACGAGTCAGTGCCCGGGACTTTCTAGATGCTGGCACCTGGAGCACCTGGAGCCCGGAGGCCTGGGGAACTCCGAGCACTG GGACCATACCAAAGGAGATACCAGCATGGGGCCAGCTACACACGCAGCCAGAGGTGGAGCCTCAGGTGGACAGCCCTGCTCCTCCAAGGCCCTCCCTCCAACCACACCCTCGGCTACTTG ATCACAGGGACTCTGTGGAGCAGGTAGCTGTGCTGGCGTCTTTGGGAATCCTTTCTTTCCTGGGACTGGTGGCTGGGGCCCTGGCACTGGGGCTCTG gctgaggctgagacGGGGTGGGAAGGATGGATCCCCAAAGCCTGGGTTCTTGGCCTCAGTGATTCCAGTGGACAGGCGTCCAG GAGCTCCAAACCTGTAG